A single Choristoneura fumiferana chromosome 9, NRCan_CFum_1, whole genome shotgun sequence DNA region contains:
- the LOC141430928 gene encoding LOW QUALITY PROTEIN: DNA repair and recombination protein RAD54-like (The sequence of the model RefSeq protein was modified relative to this genomic sequence to represent the inferred CDS: inserted 2 bases in 1 codon; deleted 1 base in 1 codon) yields the protein MIRRTSSLLTKYLPVKFEQVICVKMTPLQTQIYKNFINSDAIRNKFAGTGEKNTLSALSSITSLKKLCNHPDLIYDKIIERSEGFEKAKDLLPSNYDIKDVKPEYSGKLMILDCILANLKTNTDDKIVLVSNYTQTLDLFEKLCRKRCYQYVRLDGSMTIKKRAKVVESFNNKDSKEWWIFMLSSKAGGCGLNLIGANRLIMFDPDWNPANDDQXQKKPCYIYRLLATGTIEEKIFQRQAHKKALSDTVVDQNEEALRHFTSDNRKSQPLNYVTMLF from the exons ATGATACGAAGAACAAGCAGTCTGCTAACAAAATACTTGCCGGTCAAGTTTGAACAGGTCATTTGTGTGAAAATGACGCCACTTCAGACTCAGATTTACAAGAACTTCATCAACTCTGATGCAATTCGAAATAAATTTGCCGGCACAGGAGAAAAGAATACACTTAGTGCCCTCTCCAGCATCACGTCATTGAAAAAACTCTGCAATCACCCCGACTTGATCTATGATAAGATCATAGAAAGATCAGAAGGATTTGAAAAAGCGAAGGACTTGTTGCCTAGCAACTATGATATCAAAGATGTTAAGCCTGAATACTCAGGTAAACTTATGATTCTAGATTGCATTTTAGCTAACCTAAAAACAAATACAGATGACAAGATAGTCCTTGTATCCAACTACACTCAAACGTTAGATTTGTTTGAGAAACTGTGCAGAAAACGGTGCTATCAATACGTAAGACTGGATGGCTCTATGACAATCAAAAAACGAGCTAAAGTTGTAGAAAGTTTCAATAACAAGGACTCGAAAGAATGG TGGATATTCATGCTCAGTTCTAAAGCAGGTGGTTGTGGATTGAATCTCATTGGTGCCAATAGGTTGATAATGTTCGACCCTGACTGGAATCCAGCAAACGACGACCA GCAGAAGAAACCCTGCTACATTTACAGGCTCCTAGCAACAGGAacaattgaagaaaaaatattccaacgGCAAGCACACAAAAAGGCACTAAGTGACACGGTTGTGGACCAAAACGAGGAGGCCTTGCGCCATTTCACTTCTGATAATAGGAAGTCCCAACCCTTAAATTATGTAACAATGTTgttttag